The window AACTTTAGCATCAAATAGAAAAGCTAGACATAACTACTTTATAGAAGAAGTCTATGAGGCTGGTATCGAACTCAAAGGTACAGAAGTTAAGTCTATAAGAGCAGGTAAATTGAACTTAGCAGAAGGATATGCTTCTATTGATAATACAGAGGTGTTCTTAAAACAAGTTCATATAAGCCCATATGAACAAGGAAATATATTTAATGTAGATCCTCTTAGACCCAGAAAGTTATTACTTCATAAACAAGAAATAAGAAAACTTATTGGACTTATAAACCAACAGGGATACTCATTAGTACCTCTTAGTGTATATTTAAAAAGAGGTAAGGTTAAAGTATCTATAGGCCTTGCAAAAGGTAAGAAGCTTTATGATAAACGCCATGATTTAGCTAAAAAAGATGCCCAAAGACGTATTCAAAGAGAAATGTCGGGCAAATACTAAAACATGGGGGCGTAAAGGTTTCGACGGGGGTTTGGAACTTGAGGTAGCGAGTCATGTTTCTCTAGAGCATGTAAAAACTAGGGACTAAATATAAACGCAAACGATAATTACGCTTTAGCAGCCTAATAGCGCTGCTCGTTCTACCTAGCTTGCCCACGAGTTAGAATAGAACGTCATTTAAGTGGGGACCTATCTTTAGGGTGCCTTGACTAAAGACAGATTAACTGAGGCTGGTCGATCTTAGAGCCCGCTACTAGGCACTAGGAGAGACGAGAACTTAATATAGTAGATACACTCGTAGAAGCTTTAGGGAAAGGGCTTTCGGACAGGGGTTCGACTCCCCTCGCCTCCACCAATTGGGATTGTAACCGTATAGAAAAATCTATACGGTTTTTTAATGTTTATAAGTATTTTACTAAACTTGCACCAAGGAAAAATCCTGAACCAAATCCTAGAACTATACCCAAATCACCAGGGGCTTTTATGTATTCTTTCTGTTCTGATAATGTACATAATCTATTTAATCCCACGGGTACACTTGCACATGATATATTTCCATATTCTTTATATACTTGAAGTGAAGGTTGCATTTGATCATCACTTAGGTCGAACAATTTCTTTACTCCAGCTAAAATTTTCTTTCCTCCAGAATGCATAACCCAATGTTTAATGTCTTCTTTTTTCAAATCGTGTTCTTCAAGTAAAGAAGAAACTAATTTATATATATGTGGTGAGATGTTCTCAAGAAGTTTTTCATCAAGATGAATTTTATTATTCGCCATTGACATACTGTTGCTATAATGAGTTGAGATTTTAGTATCTATAACTTGAAGGCAATTATTATTAAATGAATTATCTTTAGTAATTAATGTTGAAGAAGCACCATCACCGAATATTGTCAATGACATTAGTTGTCCATTATCATTAGGATCTAAGTTATCGAGATATGTTATAGCTTGAGCTTCACAACATACAACTAATATATTATTTATGTTATCATCTTTTAATAATGTTTTTGATAAATTTATTGCTGAAATAAATGAACCACAGCCTAAACCGAATATAGGATAGTTGTGAATACTTTTATTAAAATCTATTTCTGAGAATAATCTACTACTCAATCCTGGTAATTGTTGGTCAACTGAATTAGAACAAGTTATTATACAATCTATATCTTTAGCTGTAATTTTATTATTTATAAAGAGCTTTTTTATTGATTTAAAACACATTTTTGTCATATCCTCATTGTATTTATTTTCTTTGAAATTGTATGTAGAAAATTTTTTGTCTATACCACCTTTTTTGAACAAAATTCTTAGTTTTCTAGAATCCTGTAATCCTAAGATTTCCATCATTTCTGCATTGTTTTTAATTTCTAATTTGGGAAATCCTACTTCAGGTTTACTTATATAAGTTTGCATATATTTCATCCCCCGTTTGCTTTAATTATATTTTAAGTATTAGTAATGATACTTTATGTAATGCGAAAAAATAATAATTAAACGATTTGAGTTGAAATTATTATTTTTTACAAAAAATTACATAAAATACATTTATTTCAATATTATACTACAGATATGATAGAATGTTAATAATTATAAAAAGAATTATATGATTTTCCACTTTTAAAAAAGAAAACTCGTTGAGGTAATGAACTATGCGTTTGATATTGTTAAAAAAATAGCATGCAACTAAAATTAAGTTGAAGTAAAAGCTTTATCTAAATTAAGTTTTTTATATAATATTTA is drawn from Tepidibacter hydrothermalis and contains these coding sequences:
- a CDS encoding 3-oxoacyl-[acyl-carrier-protein] synthase III C-terminal domain-containing protein, which encodes MQTYISKPEVGFPKLEIKNNAEMMEILGLQDSRKLRILFKKGGIDKKFSTYNFKENKYNEDMTKMCFKSIKKLFINNKITAKDIDCIITCSNSVDQQLPGLSSRLFSEIDFNKSIHNYPIFGLGCGSFISAINLSKTLLKDDNINNILVVCCEAQAITYLDNLDPNDNGQLMSLTIFGDGASSTLITKDNSFNNNCLQVIDTKISTHYSNSMSMANNKIHLDEKLLENISPHIYKLVSSLLEEHDLKKEDIKHWVMHSGGKKILAGVKKLFDLSDDQMQPSLQVYKEYGNISCASVPVGLNRLCTLSEQKEYIKAPGDLGIVLGFGSGFFLGASLVKYL
- the smpB gene encoding SsrA-binding protein SmpB codes for the protein MGEGNKTLASNRKARHNYFIEEVYEAGIELKGTEVKSIRAGKLNLAEGYASIDNTEVFLKQVHISPYEQGNIFNVDPLRPRKLLLHKQEIRKLIGLINQQGYSLVPLSVYLKRGKVKVSIGLAKGKKLYDKRHDLAKKDAQRRIQREMSGKY